Genomic segment of Pararhodobacter zhoushanensis:
CGGCGATCAGCCCGGCAGGGCCACCGGCCCAGTCCAGCCCGTATTCGCCAAACAAGGCGATGCGATCCGATTCCCCCAACAGCTTTTCGCCCAGAACCGTGCCGCCGATCGCCGTGGTGTTCAGCCCGTGGCCGCCAAACCCGGTCACGTACCAGACCTTGGGGCCAAGCTTGCCGATCTGCGGCATGCGGTGGCGCGCATAGGCCATCAGCCCGCTCCACGCGCGTTCGGTCTTCAGGGGCGCGAGCTGCGGATATGCGCCCAGCATCTCGGCCCGCAGGGACTGCGTGATGCCGGGAACATTGGCAGCGCGGGTGGTGATCCGACCGCCCCACAGCAGCCGCTGGCCGTCCGCGACCAGCCGGTAATAGTCGCTGGCGCGGCGGTCGTCGCCGATGGCCATGCGGGTCTGGATGGCGGTTGCCAGCAGATCGGGTGCCGGTTCCGAGACCATCACATAGGTTGCAATCGGCAGGATCGCGCGGCGCAGGCGCGGCACCAGCGGGCCGGTGTAGCCGCCCATGGCAAAGATAACCCGCTCGGCCGTGACGCGACCCTGCAGGGTGCTGACGCTTTTGGCCGGCCCGTTCAGATCGGTGCCGATCACCGGGCTGTTCTCGAAGATCCGGCCACCCAGACGCTCGACCTCGGCCGCGATGCCGCGCAGGGTGTTGAGCGGGTGGATGTGGAACCCGCTGCGGTCTTCGATCCCATGGAGATACCGGGTAGAGCGTATGTGCGCCCCGATCGCCGTTCGGTCCAGATAGGGGCTGTCGGCGCCTGCTTCGGCCTGCAGGTCCGCCGCGCGGTCAAAACGGCGCAGGCGCAGGATGCCGGGCACCGGATCAGCCCCGGGGATCGCCAGATCGGCGATGGTCCGGCGCATGATGTCCACCCCTTCGACCGAGAGCGCCTGCAACGCCGCCGCGTGCTGTGTCCCGACGCGCTGTCGGATCGCCGCCGCACTGCTGGCAAACCCGTCCGACACAAAGCCGCCGTTGCGCCCTGACGCCCCGAACCCCACCGACTGCGAGTCGAGCACGACGACCCGCATACCGCCCCGCGCCAGCGTGAGCGCCGTGAACAGACCCGCGAATCCCGCGCCCACGATGACGCAATCGGCAGCAATATCGCCGTGCAAAAGCGGCCGGGTCCGGGTGTCAGCCAAGGTTCGGCTGTAGAACGTATCTGGATAAGAAAGCACGATGCCCTCGGGCTGAAATCAGCGCCAAGCTAGGCCAGCCGCGCGCGCCCTGCAATGGGTCAGTGCAGATGTTCACGCGGGGGAACCGGCCCCTGATTGGCAATCTCCAGTTCGGCTAAAAGGCGTCCTTGATCAAGATGTTCGACAAGTTTTTCCATGCCATGCAGACGCGCATAATTCTGCAGGTTTTCAAGCGTCCTGAACATCCACTCATGCGGCACCGCGCTGCTCCTTGTTACCTGAAGCAGAGCCTGAGACCACAGAGTTTAGAAAAGGTTTCGGACCGCTAAAATCGCGAACAAAAAGGGACCACCCCGAAGGGTGGTCCCTGACCGGACGTCTCTGCGAGGGTTCAGCGGCGGCCGGCTTCGAGCGCATCCTCGAAGGTGCGCAGCCCCGTGGTCGGTGCTTGCACCAGTACCGCCATGTTGCCCGGCTTATGCTGATTGCGCAACATCTTCACATGGGCTGCGGGAATATCCGCCCATGGGAACACCTCGGACATGCACGGATCGATGCGCCGCTCGAGCATCAGACGGTTCGCCGAGGACGCCTGCTTGAGATGCGCAAAATGCGAGCCCTGCAAACGCTTCTGGTGCATCCACATGTAACGGACGTCAAACGTGCAGTTGAACCCGCTGGTGCCCGCGCAGATCACCACCATGCCGCCCTTCTTGCACACCAGCGCCGAGACCGGGAAGGTCGCCTCGCCGGGATGCTCGAACACCATGTCGACGCTGACGCCCTTGCCGGTGATCTCCCAGATCGCCTTGCCGAACTTGCGCGCCTCTTTGAGCCACTCGTTGTATTCGGGCGTGTTGACCGTGGGTAGTTGCCCCCAGCACTTGAAATCCTTGCGGTTGATCACGCCCTTGGCGCCCAGCCCCATGACAAACTCGCGCTTGTCCTCGTCCGAGATCACCCCGACCGCATTCGCCCCCGCCGCGTTGATCAGCTGGATCGCGAAAGACCCCAACCCGCCCGACGCGCCCCAGACCAGCACGTTCTGGCCCGGTTTCAGCTCGTGCGGGTGATGCCCGAACAGCATGCGGTAGGCGGTGGCCAGCGTCAGCGTGTAGCAGGCGGCCTCTTCCCAGGTCAGGTGCTTGGGACGCGGCATCAGCTGCTGGGCCTGCACGCGGGTGAACTGCGCGAAGCTGCCGTCCGGCGTCTCATAGCCCCAGATGCGCTGGGTCGGTGAGAACATCGGATCGCCGCCGTTGCATTCCTCGTCGTCGCCATCATCCTGATTGCAGTGGATCACCACCTCGTCGCCGACTTTCCAGGTTTTCACCTTGTCGCCAACCGCCCAGACGATGCCCGAGGCATCCGAACCGGCGATGTGATAGGGCTGCTTGTGGCCATCGAACGGGCTGATCGGCACACCAAGCCCGGCCCAGACGCCGTTGTAGTTGACGCCCGCCGCCATCACCAGAACCAGCACCTCATAGCTGTCGATCTTCCAGGTATCGACAACCTCGACCTGAAACGACTTGTCCGGCTCGCCGTGACGCTCGCGGCGGATCGACCACGCGTACATTTTCGGCGGCACGTAGCCGAGCGGTGGCATTTCACCGATCTCGTAGAGGTCTTTTTCAGGTGCATCGTAGGGAACGATACCGGGGTTCACATCAAGCGCCATGAGTCACTCCTGATTCACTGTGCCGCAATGCAGAAACCATGCAGCAGTTGCAGCATGCATAGAATCGGTCGCGCAACAATGCAACCCCACAAACGTCAGTATTGAAACTTTATGTCTCAGTGACATCCGGGAGTGTCAGAGGCTCCAGCCCCTCGGACAGGTCAGCACCGGGTTCGGAAAGCCGTTGCTCAACCGATGCCGCGTAGTAGGCCAGCGCCGTCTCCTTGCCCGGCGCGATCCGCAACACCTCCGCGTCCTGCCGCAGGATCTTGTGGCGCTGCAGCGCCTCGGCAGCGAAGCGAACGGCCTCGACCACGGTGCCGCCGGGCAAATGCAACGTTGCACCCTTGGCGCGCGCTTCCTCGACCAGCGTGCTGACCCCGCTTTCCAGTTCCGGCAGGCTGGCGCTTCCGCCCAGCCGCGACAGCGCCGCAGCGGTCAACGGAACCGGCAGCAAGGGCACGGCGGCGCGGATACGGGTCATCAGTTCCTCGGCCAGCACCTCGGTGCTGCGCTCGGATCCGATATCGGTCTGGCCGGTCAGATGCGCGCGCAGCGACAGCGGCGTGCCATAGCAGACAGCGGCATGACCATAGGTGCTGGTACGGCGCAGCAGCTTCTGCCACAGAATCCAGAAGAACCACCCCGCCGCCTCACCCAGCCGCAGCCGGAACCGGCGGCTGCCGGTTGTGCCGGCCGCGATCAGCACCTCATCCTCAAGCACCCGGTCATAGTTCAGCGCGACGGGGACAAAAACGACGTCCTGTTCCGCGTCCGGCTCGAAGGCGCGCACGATGTAATGCAGCAAGCCCTTCTTGGCCGACCCGACCGCCCCGGTCAGGCTGAGCCCGCCTTCGGGGAACATCGCTTGCGTGACCCCCTCCTGCACCGACATCTGCACATAGCGCGCCAGCACCGCGCGGTAGAGCGTGCTGGAATAACGTCGCCGGATGAAATACGCACCCATCCCCCGGATCAGCGCCCTCAGCGGCCAGACCCGCGCCCATTCGCCCACGGCATAGCTGAGCGTCGAGCGATCCGCCGCCAGCCATGTCACCAGCACATAATCCATGTTGCTGCGGTGGTTCATGACGAAAACCACCGCCGACTTGGGGTCGATGTCGCGCAGCGTCTGCGCATCGCCCCGGCCCAAATGGACCTTGTAGAACAAGCGGCTAAGACCCCGCGCCACGCGGATGGCAAAGCCGAAATAGGTGGCGGTGGAGAAGCCCGGCACGATCTCGCGCGCATGGCGGCGCGCCATCTCGAAGGCGACGGAACGCGGGATACCCTGCTCGCGCGCATAGTCGGCGACGGCGGCCATCACCTGCGGGTCATAGACCAGCCGGATCACATTATCCTGCCGCCGCATCAGCTTGAACGGCTGGATCGGGCGTTCAAGCCGCTTGTTCAGCTCCTCGACCGCGCGCTCCATCCGGCGGCGCAGGAACCAGCGGACCGACGGGAACAGAAAGTGCGACAGAAACGCGACCGCTGCAAAGAGCAGGATCAGGCTGAGCAACCATAGCGGGATTTCAACACGTTGGAACATGGCGCGAGAGTGTCACCAAGCGGGGCCGGGGACAATCCACCGCGCACGCGACTTAGCGCAGCATGGGACCAAAGACGCGGGCCAAATAGTCGCGCCCGCCTTCAGGCACCGGCGTGCCATGCGCCATCACCACGCGCTCGGCGGGCCAGTCCAGCACCCGCCGCAACCCGGCGCGCGCCGGGTCGTTGCGCATCGCCAGGCGGAATTTGACCGGCACGCCGGGCTGCGGCCCGGTCATGCGGTCCAGCCGCGCGATCAGCGCGCGCCAGCCGTGATACCAGTCGGCGGGCATGTTTTGCAGCAGATCAGCGGTCAGGACCGTGGCGCTGGCAAGGTGAAAGAGCACCACCTCGGGCGCGATGGAATTGGGCACCAGCACGGCGTCAAGCTGACCGTCCCAGTGCGCGGGCATCTGGCCGGGCAGCTCGGCAGCGAAGGCCAGATCAGGCCGCTTGGCGCGCAGTTTCGGCGCAGCGTAGAGCGCGGCCTGCGGGAACGCCTCGGCCCAGTCGCCCAGAAACACATGATGCAACGCATTGGGTGCGACGATCGCCTCAACCGGCCCCAGCGCCGCGATCTCGGCGCGCAGGTCTGGATCGGCCTGCACCGGCGACCACAGCACCAGCCCGCCCGACCCCAAGCGCAACACCGCCATGCGAATTGGATAGCGAAAACCCAGCGCGGCAGTGATCGGCGTGCCGTCAGCCAACCAGAGACCGGGGGCAAAGGGGTGCAGTCGGGGCATCGCGCGGCCTTTCCTTTGCACCGACGCTAAAACCCCGCGCAAAGAAGGACAACAGCGGGTCTTCTCAGCATCCGGGTGCGACCCTACTTTTATAAGGCAGAGCGAAAGGACGCGGCCATGGCAGGCGGATGGGCAAAAGACGGCGCGGTGAACGAGCAGATCGAGGCGTCGATCAGCGACGAACTCGCCCGGCTGCGCGCACAAAAACGCCCGGCGGGTGAAAGCCGCACGCACTGCGTCGAATGCGAAGAGCCCATCCCCGAACCGCGCCGAATCGCGATCCCGGGCGTCACGCTCTGCATCGATTGCCAGACTGAGCGCGACGCAGCCTTCAAACCGCGCAGCGGCATCAACCGGCGCGGCAGCAAGGACAGCCAGCTGAAATGAGGATTATCCACGGCATCCCCCCGGACCAGATCGACACCGCCGCCGCCCTTTACTGGCAGGCCTTTGGCGGCAAGCTGGGGCGGCTGATGCGCCCTGAGGAAAAGGCGCTGCGTTTCTTCGCGCAGGTCATCGTGCCCGCGTTTGCGATCAGCGCCGTGGATGCAGACGGCCAGTTGCTGGGCCTCGCGGGCTTCAAAACCGATGCGGGCGGTCTGGTTGCGGGCGGTCTGGCGGATCTGGCGCGGGTCTATGGCTGGCCCGGCGCGCTCTGGCGCGGCCCCCTGTTGGCGCTGCTCGAACGCGAGCTGGAACCCGGCGTGTTGCAGATGGACGGCATTTGCGTCAGCGCGCAGGCGCGTGGTCAGGGTGTTGGCACAGCGTTGCTGGCTGCGATCAAGGAGAGGGCGGCGCAGCGCGGTGACCGGGTGGTGCGGCTGGA
This window contains:
- the ccrA gene encoding crotonyl-CoA carboxylase/reductase is translated as MALDVNPGIVPYDAPEKDLYEIGEMPPLGYVPPKMYAWSIRRERHGEPDKSFQVEVVDTWKIDSYEVLVLVMAAGVNYNGVWAGLGVPISPFDGHKQPYHIAGSDASGIVWAVGDKVKTWKVGDEVVIHCNQDDGDDEECNGGDPMFSPTQRIWGYETPDGSFAQFTRVQAQQLMPRPKHLTWEEAACYTLTLATAYRMLFGHHPHELKPGQNVLVWGASGGLGSFAIQLINAAGANAVGVISDEDKREFVMGLGAKGVINRKDFKCWGQLPTVNTPEYNEWLKEARKFGKAIWEITGKGVSVDMVFEHPGEATFPVSALVCKKGGMVVICAGTSGFNCTFDVRYMWMHQKRLQGSHFAHLKQASSANRLMLERRIDPCMSEVFPWADIPAAHVKMLRNQHKPGNMAVLVQAPTTGLRTFEDALEAGRR
- a CDS encoding DksA/TraR family C4-type zinc finger protein, whose protein sequence is MAGGWAKDGAVNEQIEASISDELARLRAQKRPAGESRTHCVECEEPIPEPRRIAIPGVTLCIDCQTERDAAFKPRSGINRRGSKDSQLK
- a CDS encoding DUF4336 domain-containing protein; translation: MPRLHPFAPGLWLADGTPITAALGFRYPIRMAVLRLGSGGLVLWSPVQADPDLRAEIAALGPVEAIVAPNALHHVFLGDWAEAFPQAALYAAPKLRAKRPDLAFAAELPGQMPAHWDGQLDAVLVPNSIAPEVVLFHLASATVLTADLLQNMPADWYHGWRALIARLDRMTGPQPGVPVKFRLAMRNDPARAGLRRVLDWPAERVVMAHGTPVPEGGRDYLARVFGPMLR
- a CDS encoding NAD(P)/FAD-dependent oxidoreductase, yielding MLSYPDTFYSRTLADTRTRPLLHGDIAADCVIVGAGFAGLFTALTLARGGMRVVVLDSQSVGFGASGRNGGFVSDGFASSAAAIRQRVGTQHAAALQALSVEGVDIMRRTIADLAIPGADPVPGILRLRRFDRAADLQAEAGADSPYLDRTAIGAHIRSTRYLHGIEDRSGFHIHPLNTLRGIAAEVERLGGRIFENSPVIGTDLNGPAKSVSTLQGRVTAERVIFAMGGYTGPLVPRLRRAILPIATYVMVSEPAPDLLATAIQTRMAIGDDRRASDYYRLVADGQRLLWGGRITTRAANVPGITQSLRAEMLGAYPQLAPLKTERAWSGLMAYARHRMPQIGKLGPKVWYVTGFGGHGLNTTAIGGTVLGEKLLGESDRIALFGEYGLDWAGGPAGLIAAQGTYWALQVQDWWRERAAARG
- a CDS encoding 1-acyl-sn-glycerol-3-phosphate acyltransferase, with product MFQRVEIPLWLLSLILLFAAVAFLSHFLFPSVRWFLRRRMERAVEELNKRLERPIQPFKLMRRQDNVIRLVYDPQVMAAVADYAREQGIPRSVAFEMARRHAREIVPGFSTATYFGFAIRVARGLSRLFYKVHLGRGDAQTLRDIDPKSAVVFVMNHRSNMDYVLVTWLAADRSTLSYAVGEWARVWPLRALIRGMGAYFIRRRYSSTLYRAVLARYVQMSVQEGVTQAMFPEGGLSLTGAVGSAKKGLLHYIVRAFEPDAEQDVVFVPVALNYDRVLEDEVLIAAGTTGSRRFRLRLGEAAGWFFWILWQKLLRRTSTYGHAAVCYGTPLSLRAHLTGQTDIGSERSTEVLAEELMTRIRAAVPLLPVPLTAAALSRLGGSASLPELESGVSTLVEEARAKGATLHLPGGTVVEAVRFAAEALQRHKILRQDAEVLRIAPGKETALAYYAASVEQRLSEPGADLSEGLEPLTLPDVTET
- a CDS encoding GNAT family N-acetyltransferase, with the translated sequence MRIIHGIPPDQIDTAAALYWQAFGGKLGRLMRPEEKALRFFAQVIVPAFAISAVDADGQLLGLAGFKTDAGGLVAGGLADLARVYGWPGALWRGPLLALLERELEPGVLQMDGICVSAQARGQGVGTALLAAIKERAAQRGDRVVRLDVINTNPRAEALYRREGFAPVSRESLGPFRWLFGFSSALRMEFPVAGAGAR